The window ACCTCCCGCCGCTCGACCGCGTGCCGCCTGGAACCGGATCGCGCCGCGGCGATCCGCGGCGCCCTGGCCGAGGCGGGCGACGGCGACACGGTCGTGATCGCGGGCAAGGGGCACGAGGACTACCAGCTGGTCGGCGACCGGCGGCTCGACCTCGACGACCGCCGGCTGGTGCGGGACTGGATCGCGGAGGTGGCCCGTGACGTCTGATCGCGGCTACGACCTGCGGCGGGCGGGGGCGGACCTGGTGGCCGCCCGCCTGTGGGACGGCGCTGGCGTTGCGATCGACGGCGCCTGGACGTTCGTGATCGACCCGGCCCGGCTGCCCGTCGCGGATTTCCACGGCGCGGCGCTCGACTCGCGCCTCGCGGCGGCGGGGCAACTCTTCGTGGGTTTGGCCGGCGAGCGGACGGACGGCCGCCGCCACGTCCCGGACGCCCTGCGAGCCGGCGTCGCGACGGCGCTGACCCGCCGCTGGGACGGCGCGCCGCCCGACCCGCTCTTCGCCGAACCGGCGCCCGAGGGCGCGACGGTGCTGCTCAGCCGCGATCCCGAGGCCGCGCTGGCCGTGCTGGCCGGTCGTTGGCGCTCGCTCTGCCCGGCGCGGATCGCCGCCGTCACCGGCACCAACGGCAAGACGACCACCAAGGACCTGCTGGCGGCGCTGGCCGGCGCCGTCGCCCGCGTCCACGCGACCGCGGGCAACCTGAACAACGATCTCGGCCTGCCGCTGACCCTGCTCGGCCTGCGACGCGACCACGACGTGGCGGTCGTGGAGATGGGCGCCTCCCGCGCCGGAGACATCGACAGGCTGGC is drawn from bacterium and contains these coding sequences:
- a CDS encoding Mur ligase family protein, which codes for MTSDRGYDLRRAGADLVAARLWDGAGVAIDGAWTFVIDPARLPVADFHGAALDSRLAAAGQLFVGLAGERTDGRRHVPDALRAGVATALTRRWDGAPPDPLFAEPAPEGATVLLSRDPEAALAVLAGRWRSLCPARIAAVTGTNGKTTTKDLLAALAGAVARVHATAGNLNNDLGLPLTLLGLRRDHDVAVVEMGASRAGDIDRLAALATPQVGVITNASGAHLEGFGSLAEIVRTKGALLDHLTPDGTAVLNADSPGFDAWRERSPCPVISWGRAAGDHRWSWRADPAGGGGVVTLDGRELAVPLPGEHNGANLVAAWLAARALTGRAPDAAR